A genomic segment from Aspergillus puulaauensis MK2 DNA, chromosome 1, nearly complete sequence encodes:
- a CDS encoding glycoside hydrolase family 18 protein (CAZy:GH18;~COG:G;~EggNog:ENOG410PFYY;~InterPro:IPR011583,IPR029070,IPR001223,IPR017853, IPR001579;~PFAM:PF00704;~go_function: GO:0004553 - hydrolase activity, hydrolyzing O-glycosyl compounds [Evidence IEA];~go_function: GO:0008061 - chitin binding [Evidence IEA];~go_process: GO:0005975 - carbohydrate metabolic process [Evidence IEA]), with the protein MFSSGSIFPHWRRKAAERSSGSSSEIPFFLNAAYYPNWRIYRKQPPSSLRLGFVSHIFYAFAWVREDGTVYLSDEWADTQMPVDGTNGCLRAFAQLKQQYSKMKLVLSIGGGGKGSENFAAVARSKSRTETFAQSARQLVDQFGLDGIDVDWEHPADSQQGHDYIRFLSRLRDYFPAAQYVLATCLPAGQWALQHIDLKKAQKYVDMINVMGYDFAGPWGAETGHHAQLYSPSYGSGISCQSAVEYFLGKGVHPKKLLLGIPAYGRSFLGSNNIGQRYVGCGGEDGVFDYSELPRPGAMEYHDNQVAAAFCVGGDGGFVTYDTPQTVEQKAKFVTRERLGGLFYWHIGGDARGPRSLIETGYNTLHDM; encoded by the exons ATGTTTTCCTCCGGCTCCATCTTCCCCCACTGGCGCCGCAAAGCCGCAGAACGCTCCAGTGGCAGCTCCTCGGAAATCCCATTCTTTCTGAACGCAGCCTACTATCCGAATTGGCGCATATATCGCAAGCAGCCCCCGTCGTCGCTCAGATTGGGATTCGTCTCTCATATCTTCTACGCGTTTGCCTG GGTCAGAGAAGATGGCACAGTTTAT CTGAGCGATGAGTGGGCCGATACACAAATGCCTGTTGACGGCACAAACGGATGTCTCCGGGCGTTCGCACAGCTCAAACAACAATATTCCAAAATGAAACTTGTACTCTCGATCGGCGGAGGTGGAAAAGGCAGCGAAAACTTCGCCGCCGTGGCTCGCAGCAAGTCTCGCACAGAAACATTCGCTCAGTCTGCCCGGCAACTAGTGGACCAATTCGGCCTTGATGGCATCGACG TGGACTGGGAACATCCGGCAGACTCACAGCAAGGACATGACTACATCCGTTTCCTTTCTAGACTGCGAGACTACTTCCCAGCGGCGCAATATGTATTGGCAACCTGTCTTCCAGCAGGACAGTGGGCACTCCAGCACATTGACCTCAAGAAAGCGCAAAAATATGTCGATATGATCAATGTCATGGGTTATGATTTCGCTGGCCCATGGGGGGCTGAGACCGGACACCACGCCCAGCTATATAGTCCCTCATATGGGTCGGGAATATCATGCCAGTCTGCTGTGGAGTACTTCCTAGGAAAGGGCGTCCATCCCAAGAAACTGCTCCTCGGTATCCCCGCCTATGGTCGGTCTTTTCTCGGCAGCAATAACATCGGTCAACGGTATGTAGGCTGCGGCGGGGAAGATGGGGTATTCGACTACAGCGAACTCCCGCGTCCTGGAGCGATGGAATATCATGACAACCAGGTCGCGGCAGCGTTCTGCGTCGGAGGGGACGGCGGGTTCGTAACGTACGACACGCCACAGACGGTAGAGCAAAAGGCGAAATTCGTAACGCGGGAACGTCTAGGAGGGCTCTTTTATTGGCATATCGGCGGGGACGCTCGAGGCCCACGAAGCCTCATCGAGACGGGGTACAACACTCTGCACGATATGTAA
- the yth1 gene encoding cleavage polyadenylation factor RNA-binding subunit YTH1 (BUSCO:EOG092654KW;~COG:A;~EggNog:ENOG410PKZQ;~InterPro:IPR000571,IPR036855;~PFAM:PF00642;~go_function: GO:0046872 - metal ion binding [Evidence IEA]), whose amino-acid sequence MAADVSYAASQIVSTDRTRDPDSDQFSFVPFLRKNYGFGLVSDVPVCKAYSEGHCPLGPACPDRHPTPSRVTTSTTTASGLAPSTTHGSLVCKHFLKGLCKKGIKCEYLHEYNLRRMPECQSFSRSGYCPNGDDCLYQHVREQARLPPCEHYDQGFCPLGPICAKRHVRRGLCQYYLAGFCPEGASCADAHPRWSENLPKPSIRVEKTEEELENERNLIREEQEREREREREWRSERGRGGFGMRGRYRGRGRG is encoded by the coding sequence ATGGCTGCAGACGTTAGCTATGCTGCATCTCAAATTGTGTCCACAGATCGCACCCGTGATCCGGACTCCGACCAGTTCTCCTTCGTCCCCTTCCTACGCAAGAACTATGGCTTCGGCCTCGTCAGCGATGTCCCTGTCTGCAAGGCTTACAGCGAAGGGCATTGCCCATTGGGCCCTGCCTGCCCCGATCGGCACCCGACCCCTTCACGAGTAACCACATCGACTACCACGGCCTCCGGGTTAGCGCCATCGACCACTCACGGATCCCTTGTCTGCAAGCATTTCCTCAAGGGCCTCTGCAAAAAGGGTATCAAGTGCGAATATCTTCACGAATACAACCTTCGGCGCATGCCGGAATGTCAGTCTTTCTCCCGGTCTGGATACTGTCCTAACGGGGATGACTGCTTGTACCAGCACGTTCGCGAGCAGGCCCGCCTCCCCCCATGCGAACACTACGACCAGGGATTCTGTCCACTCGGCCCTATATGTGCGAAACGGCATGTCCGTCGGGGTCTTTGTCAATACTACCTTGCTGGGTTCTGCCCCGAGGGGGCCTCTTGCGCCGATGCCCATCCCCGGTGGTCAGAGAACTTGCCCAAGCCATCGATACGGGTGGAAAAAACAGAAGAGGAGCTAGAGAACGAGAGGAACCTAATTCGCGAAGAACAggagcgagagcgagaaagaGAGCGTGAATGGAGGAGCGAACGTGGCCGCGGAGGGTTTGGAATGCGCGGCCGGTATCGTGGCAGAGGGCGAGGGTAA
- the pst2 gene encoding putative NADH-quinone oxidoreductase Pst2 (CAZy:AA6;~COG:S;~EggNog:ENOG410PGP7;~InterPro:IPR005025,IPR029039,IPR010089,IPR008254;~PFAM:PF02525,PF03358;~go_function: GO:0003955 - NAD(P)H dehydrogenase (quinone) activity [Evidence IEA];~go_function: GO:0010181 - FMN binding [Evidence IEA];~go_function: GO:0016491 - oxidoreductase activity [Evidence IEA]) — MAPKVAIVFYSLYGHIEKLAQAELKGIQAAGGSADLYQIPETLPQEVLDKMHAPKKSSVPVLEKPEQLLEYDAVLFGIPTRYGNFPAQWKTFWDRTGGIWATGGFYGRYAGLFVSTGTLGGGQESTALASMSTLSHHGFIYVPLGYKTAFPLLANLDEVHGGSAWGAGTFAGADGSRQPTPLELQIAETQGKSFWDHISRVNFA; from the exons ATGGCTCCCAAGGTTGCTATCGTCTTC TACTCTTTGTACGGCCACATTGAGAAGCTGGCCCAGGCCGAACTCAAGGGTATTCAGGCCGCTGGTGGCTCCGCCGATCTCTACCA GATCCCCGAGACCCTCCCCCAGGAGGTCCTCGACAAGATGCACGCTCCTAAGAAGTCTTCCGTCCCCGTCTTGGAGAAGCCCGAGCAGCTCCTTGAGTACGATGCCGTCCTATTCGGTATTCCCACCCGTTACGGTAACTTCCCCGCTCAGTGGAAGACCTTCTGGGACCGCACTGGCGGTATCTGGGCCACCGGTGGCTTCTACGGCCGCTACGCTGGTCTCTTCGTCTCTACTGGCACCCTTGGAGGTGGTCAGGAATCAACCGCTCTCGCCTCGATGAGCACCCTCTCCCACCACGGTTTCATCTACGTACCCCTTGGCTACAAGACTGCCTTCCCTCTTCTCGCCAACCTCGATGAGGTCCACGGTGGTAGCGCCTGGGGTGCTGGTACCTTTGCT GGTGCCGATGGCTCTCGCCAGCCCACTCCTCTCGAGCTCCAGATCGCCGAGACCCAGGGCAAGTCCTTCTGGGACCACATTTCTCGTGTTAACTTCGCGTGA
- a CDS encoding GPALPP motifs-containing protein 1 (COG:S;~EggNog:ENOG410PPNU;~InterPro:IPR022226;~PFAM:PF12572), which produces MDNSSKRKLEPSAAPEATSQDTENTADKRRKVIGPSLPPPTSNNDSDNSDSDSDSDDDDFGPSLPPPEGSIPQAQQQPSTQSTTPPLNAEKGQEEKPAPKRDAWMLAPPTGDSDRSRVDPTKLRNRKFQSGPRAGNAPAGGGGVDSSWTETPEEKMRRLQDQAMGISVPGAGGVSSAGPGADDKTAQAMREKVQRYNERVRKDEAGSLVEEKKRKEKEKGKDGEEEEDDPSKRAFDREKDMALSSKLTHAQRREMMSKAADFGSRFSKGKFL; this is translated from the coding sequence ATGGACAACTCGTCAAAACGAAAACTCGAGCCCTCTGCGGCGCCCGAAGCGACGAGTCAAGATACAGAAAACACCGCCGACAAGCGCCGCAAAGTCATCGGCCCATCACTCCCACCGCCAACCTCCAACAACGACAGCGATAACTCAGATTCGGACTCCGActcggacgacgatgacttcGGCCCTAGTCTCCCGCCACCAGAAGGCTCAATCCCACAAGCACAACAGCAGCCAAGCACCCAATCCACAACCCCGCCTTTAAACGCAGagaaagggcaagaagaGAAACCTGCGCCGAAGCGCGACGCATGGATGCTCGCGCCGCCCACGGGGGACTCAGATCGGTCCCGCGTTGATCCTACGAAATTACGGAACCGGAAGTTCCAGAGCGGGCCGCGGGCTGGGAATGCGCCGgccggcggaggaggggtggATAGTTCGTGGACTGAGACGCCGGAGGAGAAAATGAGGAGGTTGCAAGACCAGGCGATGGGAATCTCTgttcctggtgctggtggtgtttcGTCTGCTGGGCCGGGTGCGGATGATAAGACTGCGCAGGCTATGAGGGAGAAGGTGCAGAGGTATAATGAGCGGGTGAGGAAAGATGAGGCGGGATCGTtggttgaggagaagaagaggaaggagaaggagaaggggaaggatggggaagaggaggaggatgatccTAGTAAGAGGGCTTTTGATAGGGAGAAGGATATGGCGCTGTCCTCGAAGCTGACGCACGCGCAACGGAGGGAGATGATGAGTAAAGCTGCGGATTTTGGATCGAGGTTTTCTAAGGGCAAATTCTTATAG